In one Sphingobacterium daejeonense genomic region, the following are encoded:
- a CDS encoding cation:proton antiporter domain-containing protein yields MAVAATLLVYGITEIVHGYGFIAVFICAITLRHFEKDHQYHDTLHSFTDQIERLLVCLLLIIFGGALAMGILEPITLKMVVFSVTFLLIVRPVFGWLALSSSKMKNKERLAIGFFGIRGMGSIFYLAFAFSKYNFEHQDELWAAVSLTILFSILIHGLTATRVMEYLKREA; encoded by the coding sequence TTGTTCATGGTTATGGATTTATTGCAGTTTTTATCTGTGCAATCACACTAAGGCATTTTGAGAAAGATCACCAGTATCACGATACACTTCATTCTTTCACCGATCAGATAGAAAGGCTGCTAGTCTGCCTGCTACTGATTATTTTCGGAGGAGCATTAGCAATGGGTATTCTAGAACCCATAACTTTGAAAATGGTTGTGTTTTCGGTAACTTTCCTGCTAATAGTAAGACCTGTCTTTGGATGGCTGGCATTGAGTTCCTCAAAAATGAAAAACAAAGAAAGGCTGGCGATCGGATTTTTTGGCATCCGTGGGATGGGTTCGATATTCTATCTTGCATTTGCTTTCAGCAAATATAATTTTGAACATCAGGATGAATTGTGGGCTGCTGTTTCTTTAACGATCCTCTTTTCAATTTTGATTCATGGCCTTACGGCGACGCGTGTCATGGAATATCTTAAAAGAGAAGCATAG